The nucleotide sequence ATCGGCGAAGGCGAAGTGGCTGTGATCCCCCTCATCCAGCGACTCGAGAAGGTGGAAGCCCTGCCGGCGGAGCTCCGCCGCGACCTCGGCGTGGCGAACGCCGGGCCGCCGCGCGATGTCCATGGCCCGCCCGAACAGGTGCCAGCTGTTGGGGACGCCCCCGACCCGCCGGTTATGCTCGCGGCTTCGCACCGTGCTCGTCACTCTGCCGAAGCGTGCCCCGATCCTGGCTGCCGCGGAAATCCGGAATCTTGCCGCTGGGCCATTACCAGCCGATGCCCTCGGAATTACATTGGTCATCGGAGAAGCTCGGACCGGCACGCCAACCGTGCGCACGCCGAAGTCGGTCGGCTGCGTCATGCCCTGCAGGAGAAGGAATAAAATGCCCCCGTGCAAAACATCTGCCCCCAAGCACTGAGTAAGCGCCAGATTAACAAAGTGGAGCGGGTTCG is from Sphingomonas sp. LHG3406-1 and encodes:
- a CDS encoding D-Ala-D-Ala carboxypeptidase family metallohydrolase, which encodes MTSTVRSREHNRRVGGVPNSWHLFGRAMDIARRPGVRHAEVAAELRRQGFHLLESLDEGDHSHFAFADGPVRFTQRSQSDQMSEVQGEASYFRFAVAPASRPVRTTGAKSVPILR